The genomic segment CGTCGCCGAGGCGTTGCCGTGCGAACCCGGTGCGCACTAGTCCGGGCATGATTTCGGTGACACGAATCCCCCGACCAGCGTAATCGAGGCGCAGCGTCTCGCTGAAACCATGCACCGCGTATTTACTACTGACGTAGGCTGCCATCGTGGCATAGGGTTTGATTCCAGTAATCGAACCCATATTGACGATATGTCCCGAACCCCGGGCGAGCATACCTTCGATTAGCGCGCGGGTAAGCCGTATCGTGCCCTGCACATTGGTTTCAATGATATCGCACCACTGATCGGCACTGCCCTCCTCGAACAGCCGACGCCCACCGATATCATGACCGGCATTGTTGACCAGCACTTCGATGTCCTGGAACTCCTGAGGCAGAGCCTGTTGCACGCCGGTCACCGCCGCACTATCGGTAACATCGACCACCAGTGGGTAAAACCCGTCACCCAGTTCAGCGGCCAGCTGCTGTAACCGGGACGTATTGCGCGCAGCCCCGACAACGCGACACTTTTGTTCAATCAATTGACGGCAGATCGCTTCACCGATGCCGCTGCTCGCACCGGAAACCAGGACGACAGGCATTAACGATTCAGGCTCACTCATCAGCGAGCGCCCAGTTCATTCTTAATCGATTCGAGCAGTTTTTCCATCTGGCGGGTCGAAATACCCGACGAAAATCGCGCGACGTGCTGAATTGGCGGTGGCTTCGGTAAATCAGCATGATCAATTTTCAAACCGCGGCTATCGCCGCGTCGTCCACCCTGCTGGCGTTGCTCGAGCACGCCGAGATTGACCAGGCCGATTCCGAGCCCACTGCGCACCGCGTTGACCATACCCTCGATACTCGGACATTCGAAAACCACGCGCAGGCTGTGATCGTTTTCGTCCAGCGCTTTCTCCGCCCAGGCCTTGTAAAAACAATTCTTGTGATAGGTCACAAACGGGACCGGGCGCTCGAGATCGAGCACAAAATCCTCTGCCTGCAGCCATACCACCTGCTGCTGGCCGAGCAAATGATCCCCTTCCTGCAGCTCGGATTCAAATATCTCGATCAGCGCCATATCAATTTCACCGGCTCGTAACCAGCGCACTAACTCGGGCGTGTGCGCTACTCGTGAAGTTAATGCCACGTTCGGGAAACTGGTGGAAAAGCTCGACAGTATTTGCGCCATTCCCGGGGCACTGATGTCCTCGGTAATCCCGAGGCGTAACTCGCCGGCGAGGTCACTCTGGTGAAAGCTGGCATAAGCTTCGTCATGCAGCTTGACCAGGCGTTGCGCATAG from the Gammaproteobacteria bacterium genome contains:
- a CDS encoding SDR family oxidoreductase → MSEPESLMPVVLVSGASSGIGEAICRQLIEQKCRVVGAARNTSRLQQLAAELGDGFYPLVVDVTDSAAVTGVQQALPQEFQDIEVLVNNAGHDIGGRRLFEEGSADQWCDIIETNVQGTIRLTRALIEGMLARGSGHIVNMGSITGIKPYATMAAYVSSKYAVHGFSETLRLDYAGRGIRVTEIMPGLVRTGFARQRLGDAQQAQEFYDNAEQCLLPEDVARTVLYAVQQPKHVEIAQLVVLPVS
- a CDS encoding LysR family transcriptional regulator, with the protein product MSTLDIDSMRALTAIAESGGITRAAKRLNLSQSAVSHKMKRLERKLNRNLFARADGKLNLSADGEKLLDYAQRLVKLHDEAYASFHQSDLAGELRLGITEDISAPGMAQILSSFSTSFPNVALTSRVAHTPELVRWLRAGEIDMALIEIFESELQEGDHLLGQQQVVWLQAEDFVLDLERPVPFVTYHKNCFYKAWAEKALDENDHSLRVVFECPSIEGMVNAVRSGLGIGLVNLGVLEQRQQGGRRGDSRGLKIDHADLPKPPPIQHVARFSSGISTRQMEKLLESIKNELGAR